Proteins encoded together in one Candidatus Methylarchaceae archaeon HK02M2 window:
- a CDS encoding CBS domain-containing protein translates to MKVREVMIREVLTIDAEESVAEACRIMGEKHVGSLIVTTRDKPLGIFTERDLLSKIILKRLKLEEIKVKEYMSEPLTVINPDFHLKEVARIMTRLKISRLPVIEDEKLVGIVTSSELIHVMARDPLELIGG, encoded by the coding sequence GTGAAAGTAAGAGAAGTCATGATAAGAGAAGTCCTTACGATAGATGCCGAAGAGAGTGTAGCCGAAGCATGTAGGATAATGGGGGAGAAGCATGTAGGGAGCCTTATAGTCACAACTCGAGACAAGCCACTAGGAATCTTCACAGAGAGGGACCTGCTATCTAAAATAATCCTCAAAAGGCTCAAACTGGAGGAGATCAAAGTCAAGGAATATATGTCTGAGCCTCTAACTGTAATAAATCCAGACTTCCACTTAAAAGAGGTTGCTAGAATAATGACTCGGTTGAAGATCAGTAGGCTCCCTGTGATCGAAGACGAAAAGTTGGTCGGCATAGTGACATCGTCTGAATTAATACACGTAATGGCTCGAGATCCTCTGGAATTGATCGGTGGCTAA